The sequence GTCGTCGAGCTGCTCGAGGATCTCGGCGGCGATGGTGCCCTGGCCGGCCATCGTGCGCGGGTCGTCGTAGGGCGGAACGAGCGTCGCCCCCGTCCGCGCGACGTCGTCGAGGGCCGCGGCCGCCGCGTCGTCGTAGGTCTTGCCGCCCGCGATCAACTCGATGTACTCGCGCCCGTGATAGCGGATGCGGTCCCGCTTCTGCTTGGGCGTCTTGGCCGGGATGTACACCCGGCCGCGGATGCCCATCGAGCGACACGCCATCGCGAAACCCTGGGCGTGGTTGCCCGCCGAGGAGCACACCACACCGGCGGCGATCTCGTCGGGCCCGAGTTGCATCAGCAGGTTGTGCGCGCCGCGCAGCTTGTAGGACCGCACCGGCTGCTGGTCCTCGCGCTTGAGGTAGACGTGGGCGCCCGTGGCCTCCGAGAGCCGCTCGCTGAACTGCAGCGGGCTGCGCAACACCACCCCGGAAATTCGCTGAGCAGCCTCGTCGATGTCGGCCGCGGAGATCGGCGACGTACGAGTGGTCTGGCTCAGTTCAACGGTCACCGCACAATGGTGCCACCAACCTGCGGTTATCAGCTAATCGGGGTCAGTACGAAGACCGGGATCACACGATCGGTCTTCTCCTGGTATTCGGCGTAGTCGGGCCAGGCCTGCACCGCGCGCCCCCACCAGAGCGCCTTCTCGTCGCCGACGACCTCACGCGCCTCGTAATCCCTGGTGACGGCGCCGTCCTGCAGCTGCACCCGCGGATGCGCCTTGACGTTGTGGTACCAGACCGGGTGCTTGGGCGCGCCGCCCAGCGACGCCACTATCGCGTACTCGCCGTCGTGTTCCACCCTCATCAGCGGCGTCTTGCGGATCTTTCCGGTCTTTGCTCCGAGCGTGGTCAACAGCACCAGCGGCTTACCCTTCAACTGAACCCCCTCGGTGCTGCCCGACGTCATGATCTCGTCGGCGTGTTCGCGCACCCAGTCCCACGGGCTCGGTTCATAATCTCCGGAAAGAGGCATGTCACCAGCTTAGGGCCCGCCGAAAATCCCCCGCCCTGACTCAGTGTTTCGGCTAGCCGAAATTTAGGTTGCGAGCTATCGTGGACGCATGACCGTGCATGACGAAGTGAGCATCGCCGGCGTTCCCTGGCCGGTGTACAAGGTGCTGTCCGTCGTGATCGGTCTGGTGGTGTTGGGAATCGTGGCGATCGCGACGACGACGGCGGCGCCTGCCGTGCTCGCCGGGGCAGCCGCAGCCACCGTGACCTGGGTGGTCCTGCGCCCGTTCCAGCGCGCGGGTTAGCTTTCACCTTCCACCAGTCGGCGCAGCGTCGCGAGATCGGCGGCGACCGCGTCGGCGTCGGCCGCGAACTGCTCGTCGGTCATCCCCGGCTGCCGCCGCAGCGTGAACACCACCTCGCAACCGGTCTCGTCGACCCCGCCCGGCACCACCCGCAACGGGTTGTAGACCGCCTGCCCGGACGGCAACCGCACCACGTGATCGAGGACCCCGAACTCGTTGGGTGGGGAGAACTCGACCGTCACCTGCCCCATCGGTGAGTCGGCCACCCACCCGTCGGCAGTGCGGCGCAACCCGCCCTCGGCCAGCCCGGCGGCCCACCGCGGCCAGGTCTGCGGGTCGGCGGCGAACTCGTAGACCGCTTCGGCCGGGGCGTTGACCCACACGCTGATGTGTCGTGACTGCATGGCGTGCCCGTGGCGCATCAGCCGCCGAGGCAACCGGGGCCGAGCAACGCCTTGAGGTCCCCCATCAACGCCGACGACGGCGTGACCCGCAACGACGAATCCAGTTCCAGCGTGGTGATCCGCTCACCGCTGATCAGCCGCAGATGGACCTGCGACGTGCCCGGGTGGCGGACCAGGACCTGTTTGAGCGCGGTGACCTTGTCGACCGTGCACTGCCGCGTCGGCAGGCTGACCGCCAGGGGCCGGTCCAAAACGGCGTTCGAGAAATCCGGCACCACCAACTCGTTGGCGATCAGCGCGATCCTGTCGTCGCGGATGGCCACCTTGGCGCCGACCAGCACGACGGCGTCGTCGGCGATCTCCGCACCGAACGTGGAGTAGGTCTGCGGGAAGAACAACACCTCGATGCCGCCGGTGAGATCCTCCAACTGCGCTGAGGCCCAAGGTAACCCGTTCTTGTTGACCCTGCGATTCACCGAAGCGAGGATGCCGCCGACCCGCACCTGGGTGTCGTTGGCGACGTCACCGTCGAGGATGGCGGGGATCGGTGTGTCGACCTGGGCGGCCAGCAGATGCGCGATGCCGTCGAGCGGATGCCCCGACACATACAGGCCGAGCATCTCGCGTTCGAGCGCCAGCTTGTGCTTGTCCTCCCACTCCTCGTCGGGCACCTTGATCGTGAACACCGCGTCCGTCGCCGTGTCGGCGCCGCCGAACAGATCGAACTGGCCCATCGCCTCGGCC comes from Mycolicibacterium pulveris and encodes:
- a CDS encoding nitroreductase family deazaflavin-dependent oxidoreductase, yielding MPLSGDYEPSPWDWVREHADEIMTSGSTEGVQLKGKPLVLLTTLGAKTGKIRKTPLMRVEHDGEYAIVASLGGAPKHPVWYHNVKAHPRVQLQDGAVTRDYEAREVVGDEKALWWGRAVQAWPDYAEYQEKTDRVIPVFVLTPIS
- a CDS encoding SRPBCC family protein — protein: MQSRHISVWVNAPAEAVYEFAADPQTWPRWAAGLAEGGLRRTADGWVADSPMGQVTVEFSPPNEFGVLDHVVRLPSGQAVYNPLRVVPGGVDETGCEVVFTLRRQPGMTDEQFAADADAVAADLATLRRLVEGES